The following are from one region of the Salvia hispanica cultivar TCC Black 2014 chromosome 1, UniMelb_Shisp_WGS_1.0, whole genome shotgun sequence genome:
- the LOC125201673 gene encoding heat shock cognate 70 kDa protein-like isoform X1, producing MAGNENGNGNGNGNGNGRAIGIDLGTTYSCVAAWQHDRIEIIPNDQGNRTTPSYVAFTAAERLIGDAAKNQVTNNPINTVFDAKRLIGRKFSDLTVQRDIIFWPFNVVPSAAGKPMFSVTYRGEEKQFSAEEISSMVLNKMKEIAEAYLGSTVKNAVVTVPAYFNDSQRQATKDAGAIAGLNVLRVINEPTAAAIAYGLDKGATSSVAKNVLIFDLGGGTFDVTVATIKEDVIEVKATAGDTHLGGQDIDNRMVNHFVKEFNIKKGKDISGSPKAIRRLRSACERAKRILSSSLETPIDIESLFEGIDLFSTITRAKFDELNLDLFSKCMELVEKCVGDAKIDKSSVDEVVLVGGSSRIHKVQQMLQEFFDGKEACKTINPDEAVAYGAAALAAKLNGEGNDKVQNVIFLDVTPLSLGIKCMGDEMNVIIPRHTTIPTSKEKVYLTTRDNQTSVRFRVYEGERSKATGNNMLGEFRLQGIPAAPRRAAKIKLCFNIDENGIMNVSAEHIGTGLKKEITIVNDKGRLCKDEVEKMVIDGEKYKREDEEYRKKADARNALENYAYDMRNTTICATGIEAADKMEIEKAFESTMKWLETNKLANVDAFKEKIEELEMIYNPIVAKMHSAGPTIIELD from the exons ATGGCtggaaatgaaaatggaaatggaaatggaaatggaaatggaaatggacGAGCAATCGGGATCGATTTGGGGACGACGTATTCGTGTGTGGCGGCGTGGCAGCACGACCGCATTGAGATTATTCCGAACGATCAGGGAAATCGCACCACGCCGTCTTATGTAGCTTTCACCGCCGCTGAGCGTCTCATCGGCGACGCCGCCAAGAATCAAGTCACCAATAATCCCATTAACACTGTATTcg ATGCAAAGAGGTTGATTGGTCGCAAATTCAGCGATTTAACGGTTCAGAGAGACATTATATTTTGGCCGTTCAATGTCGTTCCTAGCGCTGCTGGCAAGCCTATGTTCTCCGTAACCTACAGAGGGGAGGAGAAGCAGTTTTCAGCTGAGGAGATCTCTTCCATGGTGCTCAACAAGATGAAGGAGATTGCTGAGGCGTATCTTGGCTCGACTGTGAAGAATGCTGTGGTGACCGTTCCTGCTTATTTCAACGACTCTCAGCGTCAGGCTACCAAGGATGCCGGAGCGATTGCTGGCCTTAACGTTTTGAGGGTCATCAACGAGCCTACTGCTGCAGCCATCGCATACGGTCTTGATAAAGGGGCTACTAGCTCTGTGGCTAAGAATGTGCTCATTTTCGACCTTGGTGGTGGCACGTTTGATGTGACTGTAGCCACGATCAAAGAGGATGTCATTGAAGTGAAGGCTACTGCCGGCGATACTCATCTTGGAGGCCAAGACATAGACAATAGGATGGTGAATCACTTTGTGAAAGAATTTAATATCAAGAAGGGTAAGGATATTAGTGGGAGTCCAAAAGCTATTAGAAGATTGAGGAGTGCTTGTGAAAGGGCAAAGAGGATCCTTTCCTCCAGTTTGGAAACACCAATTGACATTGAATCGTTGTTTGAGGGGATTGACTTGTTTTCAACTATTACTCGTGCTAAGTTTGATGAACTCAATTTGGATTTATTCAGCAAGTGTATGGAGCTGGTCGAGAAATGCGTGGGTGATGCAAAGATAGATAAGAGTAGTGTGGATGAGGTGGTGCTGGTGGGTGGGTCGAGTAGGATTCACAAGGTGCAGCAGATGTTGCAGGAGTTTTTCGATGGAAAAGAGGCATGCAAGACCATTAATCCAGATGAAGCTGTGGCGTATGGTGCTGCAGCTCTAGCTGCCAAGTTGAATGGTGAAGGCAATGACAAGGtgcaaaatgtgatttttttggatgTTACTCCTTTGTCACTTGGTATCAAATGCATGGGAGATGAGATGAATGTGATTATTCCAAGGCATACAACTATCCCAACAAGCAAGGAGAAAGTTTATCTGACAACCCGGGACAATCAGACAAGTGTGCGGTTTCGTGTGTATGAGGGCGAAAGAAGCAAGGCAACTGGCAATAATATGCTAGGTGAATTCAGACTCCAAGGCATTCCAGCAGCGCCAAGACGTGCTGCTAAAATCAAATTGTGCTTCAACATTGACGAGAATGGTATCATGAATGTGTCAGCGGAGCACATAGGTACAGggttgaagaaggagatcACCATTGTCAACGACAAGGGCAGGCTGTGTAAGGATGAAGTTGAGAAGATGGTGATAGATGGAGAGAAGTACAAGAGGGAGGACGAAGAGTATAGGAAGAAGGCTGATGCAAGGAATGCTTTGGAGAACTACGCCTACGACATGAGGAACACCACCATATGTGCAACCGGGATTGAAGCAGCCGACAAGATGGAGATCGAGAAGGCCTTCGAGTCTACTATGAAATGGTTGGAGACAAACAAACTTGCAAATGTTGATGCTTTCAAAGAGAAGATAGAGGAGCTTGAAATGATTTATAATCCCATTGTTGCTAAGATGCATTCTGCTGGTCCCACTATTATAGAACTGGATTAA
- the LOC125201673 gene encoding heat shock cognate 70 kDa protein-like isoform X2: protein MAGNENGNGNGNGNGNGRAIGIDLGTTYSCVAAWQHDRIEIIPNDQGNRTTPSYVAFTAAERLIGDAAKNQVTNNPINTVFDAKRLIGRKFSDLTVQRDIIFWPFNVVPSAAGKPMFSVTYRGEEKQFSAEEISSMVLNKMKEIAEAYLGSTVKNAVVTVPAYFNDSQRQATKDAGAIAGLNVLRVINEPTAAAIAYGLDKGATSSVAKNVLIFDLGGGTFDVTVATIKEDVIEVKATAGDTHLGGQDIDNRMVNHFVKEFNIKKGKDISGSPKAIRRLRSACERAKRILSSSLETPIDIESLFEGIDLFSTITRAKFDELNLDLFSKCMELVEKCVGDAKIDKSSVDEVVLVGGSSRIHKVQQMLQEFFDGKEACKTINPDEAVAYGAAALAAKLNGEGNDKVQNVIFLDVTPLSLGIKCMGDEMNVIIPRHTTIPTSKEKVYLTTRDNQTSVRFRVYEGERSKATGNNMLAEHIGTGLKKEITIVNDKGRLCKDEVEKMVIDGEKYKREDEEYRKKADARNALENYAYDMRNTTICATGIEAADKMEIEKAFESTMKWLETNKLANVDAFKEKIEELEMIYNPIVAKMHSAGPTIIELD from the exons ATGGCtggaaatgaaaatggaaatggaaatggaaatggaaatggaaatggacGAGCAATCGGGATCGATTTGGGGACGACGTATTCGTGTGTGGCGGCGTGGCAGCACGACCGCATTGAGATTATTCCGAACGATCAGGGAAATCGCACCACGCCGTCTTATGTAGCTTTCACCGCCGCTGAGCGTCTCATCGGCGACGCCGCCAAGAATCAAGTCACCAATAATCCCATTAACACTGTATTcg ATGCAAAGAGGTTGATTGGTCGCAAATTCAGCGATTTAACGGTTCAGAGAGACATTATATTTTGGCCGTTCAATGTCGTTCCTAGCGCTGCTGGCAAGCCTATGTTCTCCGTAACCTACAGAGGGGAGGAGAAGCAGTTTTCAGCTGAGGAGATCTCTTCCATGGTGCTCAACAAGATGAAGGAGATTGCTGAGGCGTATCTTGGCTCGACTGTGAAGAATGCTGTGGTGACCGTTCCTGCTTATTTCAACGACTCTCAGCGTCAGGCTACCAAGGATGCCGGAGCGATTGCTGGCCTTAACGTTTTGAGGGTCATCAACGAGCCTACTGCTGCAGCCATCGCATACGGTCTTGATAAAGGGGCTACTAGCTCTGTGGCTAAGAATGTGCTCATTTTCGACCTTGGTGGTGGCACGTTTGATGTGACTGTAGCCACGATCAAAGAGGATGTCATTGAAGTGAAGGCTACTGCCGGCGATACTCATCTTGGAGGCCAAGACATAGACAATAGGATGGTGAATCACTTTGTGAAAGAATTTAATATCAAGAAGGGTAAGGATATTAGTGGGAGTCCAAAAGCTATTAGAAGATTGAGGAGTGCTTGTGAAAGGGCAAAGAGGATCCTTTCCTCCAGTTTGGAAACACCAATTGACATTGAATCGTTGTTTGAGGGGATTGACTTGTTTTCAACTATTACTCGTGCTAAGTTTGATGAACTCAATTTGGATTTATTCAGCAAGTGTATGGAGCTGGTCGAGAAATGCGTGGGTGATGCAAAGATAGATAAGAGTAGTGTGGATGAGGTGGTGCTGGTGGGTGGGTCGAGTAGGATTCACAAGGTGCAGCAGATGTTGCAGGAGTTTTTCGATGGAAAAGAGGCATGCAAGACCATTAATCCAGATGAAGCTGTGGCGTATGGTGCTGCAGCTCTAGCTGCCAAGTTGAATGGTGAAGGCAATGACAAGGtgcaaaatgtgatttttttggatgTTACTCCTTTGTCACTTGGTATCAAATGCATGGGAGATGAGATGAATGTGATTATTCCAAGGCATACAACTATCCCAACAAGCAAGGAGAAAGTTTATCTGACAACCCGGGACAATCAGACAAGTGTGCGGTTTCGTGTGTATGAGGGCGAAAGAAGCAAGGCAACTGGCAATAATATGCTAG CGGAGCACATAGGTACAGggttgaagaaggagatcACCATTGTCAACGACAAGGGCAGGCTGTGTAAGGATGAAGTTGAGAAGATGGTGATAGATGGAGAGAAGTACAAGAGGGAGGACGAAGAGTATAGGAAGAAGGCTGATGCAAGGAATGCTTTGGAGAACTACGCCTACGACATGAGGAACACCACCATATGTGCAACCGGGATTGAAGCAGCCGACAAGATGGAGATCGAGAAGGCCTTCGAGTCTACTATGAAATGGTTGGAGACAAACAAACTTGCAAATGTTGATGCTTTCAAAGAGAAGATAGAGGAGCTTGAAATGATTTATAATCCCATTGTTGCTAAGATGCATTCTGCTGGTCCCACTATTATAGAACTGGATTAA
- the LOC125186139 gene encoding heat shock cognate 70 kDa protein-like translates to MAGNGNRNGNGRAIGIDLGTTYSCVAAWQHDRIEIIPNDQGNRTTPSQVAFTAAERLIGDAAKNQVANNPINTIYDAKRLIGCRFSDPTVQRDIMFWPFKVIPGDGHKPVVVVTYKGEEKRFSPEEISSMVLTKMKDIAKAYLGSTVTDAVVTVPAYFNDSQRQATKDAGTIAGLNVMRIINEPTAAAIAYGFYKGAASSVAKNVLIFDFGGGTFDVTVATIKEDVIEVKATAGDTHLGGQDIDNRMVNHFVSEFKLKKGKDISGDPKAIRRLRTSCERAKRILSSSLETPIDIESLFEGIDLFSTITRAKFEQLNMYLFSRCMELVEKCVSDAKMDKSSVDEVVLVGGSSRIHKVQQMLQEFFEGKEVRKTINLDEAVAYGAAALAAKLNGEGNDKVQNVVFVDVTPLSLGIESNLGVMDVFIPRNTPIPTRTEKIRWTAYDNQTSVPFRVYQGERSKARDNNPLGQFELQGIPAVPRGAAKFKVWFDIDENGITNVSAEHIGSGLKNKITITGAKRKLPKYQIEKMVKDAKKYKREDEEYMTKVGARNDLENYAYDIRNTTRCAAGIEAADKMEIEKAFESTMKWLESNKLANVDAFKEKIEELEMIYNPIVAKMHSAGPSIVELD, encoded by the exons ATGGCCGGAAATGGAAATCGAAATGGAAATGGACGGGCAATTGGGATCGATTTGGGGACAACGTATTCGTGTGTGGCGGCATGGCAGCACGACCGCATTGAGATTATACCAAACGACCAGGGAAATCGCACCACGCCGTCTCAAGTCGCTTTCACCGCCGCCGAGCGTCTCATCGGCGACGCCGCTAAGAATCAAGTGGCCAACAATCCCATCAACACTATTTACG ATGCAAAGAGGCTGATTGGTTGCAGATTCAGTGACCCAACGGTTCAGAGAGATATCATGTTTTGGCCATTCAAGGTCATTCCTGGTGATGGGCACAAGCCTGTGGTTGTGGTAACCTACAAGGGGGAGGAGAAACGGTTTTCGCCTGAGGAAATCTCCTCAATGGTGCTCACTAAGATGAAGGATATTGCCAAGGCATATCTTGGATCGACTGTCACCGATGCTGTTGTGACTGTGCCTGCTTATTTCAACGACTCTCAGCGTCAGGCCACCAAGGATGCCGGAACCATTGCTGGCCTTAACGTTATGAGGATCATCAATGAGCCTACTGCTGCAGCCATTGCGTATGGTTTTTACAAGGGGGCTGCTAGCTCTGTGGCAAAGAATGTGCTCATTTTCGACTTTGGCGGTGGCACGTTTGATGTGACTGTGGCCACGATTAAGGAAGATGTCATTGAAGTGAAGGCTACTGCCGGCGATACTCATCTTGGAGGCCAGGACATAGACAACAGGATGGTGAATCATTTTGTAAGCGAGTTCAAACTCAAGAAGGGTAAGGATATTAGTGGGGATCCAAAAGCTATTAGAAGATTGAGGACTTCTTGTGAAAGGGCAAAGAGGATCCTTTCCTCCAGTTTGGAAACACCGATTGATATTGAATCGTTGTTTGAGGGgattgatttgttttcaaCTATTACTCGTGCTAAGTTCGAGCAACTTAACATGTATTTATTCAGCAGGTGTATGGAACTGGTGGAGAAATGCGTGAGTGATGCTAAGATGGATAAGAGTAGTGTGGATGAGGTGGTGCTGGTGGGCGGGTCGAGTAGGATTCACAAGGTGCAGCAGATGTTGCAGGAGTTTTTCGAAGGAAAGGAGGTGCGCAAGACCATTAATCTAGACGAAGCTGTGGCATATGGTGCTGCAGCGCTAGCTGCCAAGTTGAACGGTGAAGGCAATGACAAGGTGCAAAATGTAGTTTTTGTGGATGTTACTCCTTTGTCACTTGGTATTGAATCCAATTTGGGTGTGATGGATGTATTCATTCCGAGGAATACACCTATCCCCACAAGGACAGAGAAAATTCGCTGGACGGCCTATGACAATCAGACCAGTGTGCCATTTCGCGTGTATCAGGGTGAACGAAGCAAGGCAAGGGACAACAACCCGCTAGGCCAATTCGAACTCCAAGGCATTCCAGCAGTGCCCAGAGGTGCTGCTAAATTCAAAGtgtggttcgacattgatgaGAATGGTATCACGAATGTGTCAGCCGAGCACATTGGAAGTGGGTTGAAGAACAAGATCACCATTACCGGTGCCAAGCGCAAGCTGCCTAAGTATCAGATAGAGAAGATGGTGAAAGATGCAAAGAAGTACAAGAGGGAGGATGAAGAGTATATGACCAAGGTTGGTGCAAGGAATGATTTGGAGAATTACGCCTACGACATAAGGAACACCACTAGATGTGCAGCCGGGATTGAAGCAGCCGACAAGATGGAGATAGAGAAGGCATTCGAGTCTACAATGAAATGGTTGGAGTCAAACAAACTTGCTAATGTTGATGCTTTCAAAGAGAAGATAGAGGAGCTTGAAATGATTTATAATCCCATTGTTGCTAAGATGCACTCTGCTGGTCCCAGTATTGTTGAACTGGATTAG